In the genome of Spirochaetia bacterium, one region contains:
- the rpmE gene encoding 50S ribosomal protein L31: protein MKDGIHPKYELQEIHCSCGNVIKTKTTGKNIQVEICSACHPFYTGNQKLVDTTGRVERFKKRYGLK from the coding sequence ATGAAAGACGGAATTCATCCGAAATACGAATTGCAGGAAATTCATTGCTCATGCGGCAATGTCATTAAGACCAAGACTACAGGAAAGAACATCCAGGTAGAAATTTGTTCTGCTTGTCATCCGTTCTATACTGGCAACCAGAAGCTTGTGGATACGACAGGACGTGTCGAACGTTTCAAGAAGAGATACGGATTGAAGTAG
- a CDS encoding integration host factor subunit beta, giving the protein MANVEKLTKATIIENLYNKMRERCPDTEISRTEIHMIVDEFFEEVKDGLKRDQVIELRGFGTFEVHTRKQRERAHNPKTGAPVTVDTHGVAFFRPGRELKEKVWNLRGEGDQADDEE; this is encoded by the coding sequence ATGGCAAACGTAGAAAAATTAACAAAGGCTACCATCATTGAAAATCTCTACAATAAGATGAGGGAGAGATGCCCTGATACTGAGATTTCACGGACTGAGATTCACATGATCGTCGATGAATTCTTCGAAGAAGTCAAAGATGGTCTCAAGAGAGATCAAGTAATTGAATTGCGTGGATTCGGTACTTTCGAGGTGCATACCAGAAAGCAGAGAGAACGTGCACACAATCCTAAGACCGGTGCTCCTGTTACTGTCGATACTCACGGAGTTGCTTTTTTCCGTCCCGGTAGGGAACTGAAGGAAAAGGTCTGGAACCTTCGCGGTGAGGGCGACCAGGCAGATGATGAAGAATAG
- a CDS encoding glycosyltransferase family 2 protein: protein MSCLLFIPTYWSTEELQSWKTFDHPFPITEDGTLCRTLANLRDIGYADPILLLPVPSHPKIVDKVLGLSNGYDLDLTVFTSDDLDSLRLSFDKAGAKEDGALLLDSTTYGGVRNIGLAYAGMHGFDQIIMIDDDECIAPDYQQKALRYLGEEKDGQQVLGKTGCVVDGQGRKIYDGQAADWLAQWPKDALFNKEVGSFLDAPESLSLCTLGFGGNMVIDRRLFTKVPFDPLGTRGEDDDYLLNCRYCGHDFFFDKDLLLTHLPPARSGNYWSRQRQDIIRFLYTREKLRAFGTSREVIGEFQRYFTDDDLERKAVCSSIDAATHFLEVSREETLGFLENAKTAVSYDRKKLAQNAGRYKRMIGCWQKAMDMIARY, encoded by the coding sequence ATGTCATGTCTCCTGTTTATACCGACATATTGGAGTACTGAAGAACTTCAGAGCTGGAAAACTTTTGACCATCCGTTTCCGATTACCGAAGACGGTACTCTCTGCAGGACATTGGCGAACCTGCGTGATATAGGTTATGCAGATCCGATTCTTTTGCTACCAGTTCCCAGTCATCCGAAGATCGTGGACAAGGTACTTGGACTGAGCAACGGGTATGATTTGGATCTGACGGTCTTTACATCAGATGACCTTGATAGTCTGCGGCTTTCTTTTGACAAGGCCGGAGCAAAGGAAGATGGTGCCTTGTTGCTTGACAGTACTACTTATGGTGGGGTACGCAACATTGGCCTTGCCTATGCGGGGATGCATGGTTTTGATCAGATTATCATGATTGATGATGATGAATGCATTGCGCCTGACTATCAGCAGAAGGCTCTGCGATATTTGGGAGAAGAAAAGGACGGACAGCAAGTCTTGGGCAAGACTGGTTGTGTCGTTGATGGGCAAGGTAGGAAAATCTATGACGGACAGGCTGCCGACTGGCTGGCCCAGTGGCCCAAGGATGCTCTGTTCAACAAGGAAGTGGGCAGTTTCCTTGACGCACCTGAATCTTTGTCCTTATGCACGTTGGGTTTCGGCGGCAATATGGTGATTGATCGAAGACTTTTTACCAAGGTCCCATTCGATCCTTTGGGAACCAGGGGAGAAGATGATGATTACTTGTTGAATTGCAGATACTGTGGACATGATTTTTTCTTTGACAAGGATTTGCTGCTGACGCATCTGCCGCCTGCCCGTTCAGGGAATTACTGGAGCAGGCAACGGCAGGATATTATCAGGTTTCTCTATACGAGGGAAAAACTTCGGGCTTTTGGGACATCCCGGGAGGTGATAGGAGAATTCCAACGGTATTTTACCGATGACGACTTGGAAAGGAAAGCTGTTTGTTCGAGTATAGATGCAGCGACCCATTTCCTTGAAGTAAGCAGGGAAGAAACATTGGGCTTTTTGGAAAATGCAAAGACAGCAGTTTCCTATGATCGGAAGAAACTTGCACAGAATGCCGGTCGGTACAAGAGAATGATCGGCTGCTGGCAGAAAGCAATGGATATGATAGCGAGGTACTAA
- the rpsT gene encoding 30S ribosomal protein S20, whose protein sequence is MSNNNSAKKRERQNEVRRQRNHAVKSEVRTSVKKFEKALADNDKTAAEAQMAVCFKLLDSATSKGVMPRNTTSRKKSRIYHAFSKLA, encoded by the coding sequence GTGTCTAACAACAATTCCGCTAAGAAAAGAGAAAGGCAGAACGAAGTTCGTCGCCAGAGGAACCACGCAGTAAAAAGCGAGGTCCGTACCTCAGTCAAGAAATTCGAAAAGGCCCTGGCTGACAATGATAAGACTGCCGCGGAAGCACAGATGGCTGTTTGCTTCAAGCTCTTGGACTCTGCTACCAGCAAAGGTGTGATGCCCCGCAACACTACCAGCCGGAAAAAGTCAAGGATATATCACGCTTTCAGCAAGCTCGCATAG
- the dusB gene encoding tRNA dihydrouridine synthase DusB, whose product MSSKKKITILIIHHKEPTENHMQEKSYYHDLSVQGISIKGNLILAPMAGYTDKPFRMLCLEHGASITVSEMVSSEGIARRNAKTCMLMERAPEEEQFIIQIFTGELDSLERGLVPLLEANPTIIDLNCGCPVPKVIKTGAGSALMKNPGTMGKLVNYLAKHSGRPVSVKFRTGWDSESENYMEFAKIALDNGAAMLTMHARTRSQGYAPVAHWDRLEKLAAWTHEHFPQVPVIGSGDLFSPQDAGRMFVATDVDGIMFARGAIGNPSIFSQTQALLTEGLPPQPLSNSERKELILRQLNLMIKYYGENVATREMRKHCCAYLKGIPGGTALKKQLMTCKTEQEYIHALEPLC is encoded by the coding sequence TTGTCCAGCAAGAAGAAAATCACTATACTCATCATACATCATAAGGAACCGACTGAAAACCATATGCAGGAAAAAAGCTACTATCATGATCTGAGCGTACAAGGTATATCGATAAAAGGGAATCTCATCCTCGCCCCGATGGCAGGTTACACAGACAAACCCTTCCGGATGCTATGTCTTGAGCACGGGGCCAGTATCACCGTATCAGAAATGGTCAGCAGTGAAGGAATAGCAAGAAGAAACGCAAAGACCTGCATGCTGATGGAAAGGGCCCCTGAGGAAGAGCAGTTCATCATACAGATATTTACAGGAGAACTTGATTCCTTGGAACGTGGACTTGTCCCTCTGCTTGAAGCAAACCCAACCATCATCGACCTCAACTGCGGCTGTCCTGTACCGAAAGTCATCAAGACAGGGGCAGGAAGTGCTCTGATGAAAAATCCCGGAACCATGGGCAAGCTGGTCAATTATCTTGCAAAGCACAGTGGCCGCCCTGTAAGTGTAAAGTTCAGGACCGGCTGGGACAGTGAAAGCGAAAATTACATGGAATTCGCAAAGATTGCCTTGGACAATGGAGCAGCCATGCTGACCATGCATGCCAGGACCAGGTCCCAAGGTTATGCGCCCGTTGCACATTGGGACAGATTGGAAAAACTTGCTGCATGGACCCATGAGCATTTTCCCCAGGTACCCGTAATAGGCTCAGGTGACTTGTTTTCTCCCCAAGACGCAGGACGGATGTTTGTTGCTACCGATGTAGACGGCATCATGTTTGCCCGGGGAGCCATAGGCAATCCAAGCATTTTCAGCCAGACACAGGCACTCCTGACAGAAGGCCTTCCGCCTCAACCCCTTTCAAACAGCGAAAGGAAAGAACTCATACTCAGGCAATTGAACCTGATGATCAAATACTATGGGGAAAACGTAGCGACGCGGGAAATGCGAAAACATTGCTGTGCTTATCTCAAAGGAATTCCAGGAGGAACAGCTTTGAAAAAACAGCTCATGACATGCAAGACTGAACAAGAGTATATACATGCCTTGGAGCCATTGTGTTGA
- the rho gene encoding transcription termination factor Rho produces MKQPVAVPVATAPVADEKQKEPAEVSAPVSAVPPARTATGRQSSQPVVPASSPVEGNKTDQRKRLPTSVAEENKTVRKGDEEQRSYPDKYVSSENRLPQRPQQRPNNSLGSNNNRRNNNNIRSNRNNSHPNNRNNRNNRHSRYEERIEEVDIEQNPDAPKLLLNTYAEMSLAKVREEGVARGIDPVEILDYDKQQVLTEVLRQHAAAKGIIMVYGTLEVLNDGYGFLRSAMNSYLSGAEDIYVSANLIKSNALKTGDVVEGQVKTPHDNEKFFGLYKVLKVNGEDPIKAKTRPSFDSLTPIFPDERLKLETTSEDLSCRFIDMFCPIGKGQRSLIVAPPRTGKTVLMQKIANAISTNSPSVELIVLLVDERPEEVTDMRRSVKGEVVASTFDEQASRHVQVAEMVIEKAKRMVEYGKDVVILLDSITRLARAYNQTSPASGKILSGGVDSNALHKPKRFFGAARNMEGGGSLTIIATALIETGSRMDEVIFEEFKGTGNNEIVLDRRLSDRRIFPSINVKKSGTRRDDLLLPPEEAGKIWICRNAINDLDEVEQTPFLIDKMRKAVNNETFLKMMNTQDNSKVVLGSY; encoded by the coding sequence ATGAAACAACCTGTTGCTGTACCTGTTGCTACGGCACCTGTAGCTGATGAAAAGCAAAAGGAACCTGCAGAAGTGTCTGCTCCGGTTTCTGCGGTACCTCCTGCACGGACTGCTACCGGACGGCAATCGTCGCAACCTGTAGTTCCTGCTTCTTCCCCTGTGGAAGGAAACAAGACCGATCAGAGAAAAAGGCTGCCGACTTCGGTCGCTGAGGAAAACAAGACGGTCAGGAAAGGAGATGAAGAACAAAGGTCTTACCCTGACAAGTATGTTTCTTCTGAAAACCGCTTACCACAGAGACCACAGCAACGTCCGAACAATTCATTGGGAAGCAACAACAACAGACGGAACAACAACAATATCCGTTCTAACCGTAACAATTCCCATCCCAATAACCGTAACAACAGAAACAATCGCCACAGCCGCTATGAAGAAAGGATTGAAGAAGTAGACATTGAACAGAATCCCGATGCTCCTAAGCTGTTGCTTAATACCTATGCTGAAATGAGTCTTGCGAAAGTGAGGGAAGAGGGCGTTGCCAGAGGTATTGATCCTGTGGAAATCCTTGACTATGACAAGCAACAGGTGCTTACCGAAGTACTGAGGCAACATGCAGCAGCCAAGGGTATCATCATGGTGTACGGAACCTTGGAAGTCCTCAATGATGGATATGGCTTTCTTCGTAGTGCAATGAACAGCTATCTTTCCGGTGCTGAAGATATCTACGTTTCCGCGAATCTTATCAAATCCAATGCGCTGAAGACCGGCGATGTAGTGGAAGGACAGGTGAAGACTCCTCATGACAATGAAAAGTTCTTCGGTCTGTACAAGGTACTCAAGGTCAATGGTGAAGATCCCATAAAAGCAAAGACACGGCCTTCCTTTGACAGTCTCACACCGATATTCCCTGATGAGAGACTGAAGCTGGAGACGACATCGGAGGATCTTTCCTGCCGTTTCATTGATATGTTCTGCCCGATCGGCAAGGGGCAGCGTTCTCTTATAGTTGCACCTCCCCGTACCGGCAAGACCGTGCTGATGCAGAAGATTGCAAATGCCATCAGTACAAACAGCCCTTCGGTAGAGCTGATCGTATTGCTTGTGGACGAACGTCCTGAGGAAGTCACTGACATGCGGCGCAGCGTCAAGGGAGAAGTCGTTGCTTCTACTTTTGATGAACAGGCATCCCGGCATGTCCAAGTGGCAGAGATGGTCATTGAAAAGGCCAAGCGGATGGTTGAATATGGCAAGGATGTCGTGATTCTTCTCGATTCCATTACCCGTCTTGCAAGGGCATATAACCAGACTTCTCCTGCAAGCGGCAAGATTTTGAGCGGCGGTGTTGATTCCAATGCCCTTCACAAACCCAAGCGTTTCTTCGGCGCTGCCAGGAATATGGAAGGTGGCGGAAGCCTTACCATCATAGCAACTGCCCTGATTGAGACCGGGTCGAGGATGGATGAAGTTATCTTTGAGGAATTCAAAGGGACAGGAAACAATGAAATCGTCCTTGACCGTCGTCTTTCAGATAGAAGGATATTCCCTTCGATCAATGTCAAGAAATCCGGAACCAGGAGGGATGATCTGTTGTTGCCACCTGAAGAAGCTGGTAAGATCTGGATTTGCAGAAATGCAATAAATGACCTTGATGAAGTAGAACAGACACCTTTCCTTATTGACAAGATGCGTAAAGCTGTAAATAATGAAACGTTCCTGAAGATGATGAATACTCAGGACAACAGCAAGGTAGTGCTGGGATCATACTAG
- a CDS encoding nicotinamide-nucleotide amidohydrolase family protein, producing the protein MTRPICSLCMVSGNLSAEGVVSSLEKEFDIRVNRLLCIRNIEDLMPVLEDFATGSSLMIVSGELSSESVACIKSMLQPVLSFCDDFCGRAIGFHAFFGTTALAVLPQVSLMELLPSWLEDAVGALDVRETYMVHLIGMERLTALCSKYQEGGVRWSLRHQGEAIALSLFGADKIACSLFGQRISSLLGAELVIPGTRDALTILEDALLASGETICCAESCTGGLCAKLLTDRPGSSAYFIGGAATYALQAKMTMLGVKAKTLAVYTAVSSQTAREMAQGVRAVLKTDWAFATTGIAGPGGGSEKDPVGTVWFGFASEKYTPQAVCLHFLDEGRAGIRQKAAMAAMVLAGCYRKGKSLLDIASRWQYI; encoded by the coding sequence ATGACTAGGCCAATCTGTTCCCTTTGTATGGTTTCCGGTAATCTTTCTGCAGAGGGGGTTGTTTCTTCTTTGGAGAAAGAATTTGACATCCGGGTCAATCGGTTGCTGTGCATCCGTAACATTGAAGACCTGATGCCTGTACTGGAAGATTTTGCGACTGGAAGCAGCCTGATGATAGTCAGCGGAGAGCTTTCTTCCGAATCAGTGGCTTGTATAAAGTCCATGTTACAACCGGTCCTTTCTTTTTGTGATGATTTTTGTGGTAGAGCTATTGGGTTCCATGCTTTCTTTGGGACAACAGCTCTTGCTGTCCTTCCTCAGGTTTCTTTGATGGAATTGCTTCCGTCATGGCTGGAAGATGCCGTAGGAGCTTTGGATGTCAGGGAAACATATATGGTACATCTGATTGGTATGGAACGGTTGACAGCGCTCTGTAGCAAGTATCAGGAGGGTGGTGTCCGTTGGTCTTTGCGACATCAGGGAGAAGCGATTGCTTTGTCTCTTTTCGGTGCTGACAAGATAGCATGTTCCTTGTTTGGACAAAGGATTTCTTCCTTGTTGGGTGCCGAATTGGTAATTCCTGGTACGAGGGATGCCTTGACGATATTGGAGGATGCACTGCTTGCTTCCGGAGAGACGATATGTTGTGCTGAGAGTTGTACAGGCGGGCTCTGTGCCAAGTTGCTTACTGACCGACCGGGTAGCTCTGCATACTTCATCGGCGGTGCGGCTACCTATGCGCTTCAGGCAAAAATGACTATGTTAGGGGTAAAAGCCAAGACTTTGGCTGTCTATACTGCTGTATCTTCCCAGACTGCAAGGGAAATGGCACAGGGGGTACGGGCTGTACTGAAGACCGATTGGGCTTTTGCAACCACAGGTATAGCCGGTCCTGGCGGTGGAAGTGAAAAAGATCCCGTGGGAACGGTATGGTTCGGTTTTGCCTCTGAAAAATATACACCTCAGGCTGTATGTCTGCATTTCTTAGATGAAGGAAGAGCCGGCATCAGGCAAAAAGCAGCCATGGCTGCTATGGTTCTTGCCGGTTGCTACCGAAAGGGGAAGAGCTTGCTTGACATAGCCTCGCGGTGGCAATATATTTAG
- the lnt gene encoding apolipoprotein N-acyltransferase, protein MIDLYADRNLRTICSEVLLLLCSAFIFALAFPSFLNFNGFSPLAFVALIPMFSVIHLTSWKLTPLYGFLWGFVFYLIFNYWLATFHPLAIIIAPFIKAVELLLLFPCLKAADRWLGKRRYLAMSIIYVAYTYLSQDWFAGYPYGMLGYAPYDLLPFIQIVSVTGVWGVNLLMVLPQIWVGIYLGDYISGKNRGSFRDYCTGYKADIIIFLGIIAAVLVFGFQQMHVWEQKKPDRTWKVATVQHSADSWKGGYTTYKRNFNNLRMYSLEALQGHPDIIIWSETAFVPSVAWHEKYPSDPETSALVEEFVKFGKQLPVPLVTGNPDGVLDDPNKPAVAADGSWNRKDYNSVIFFEDGKIKNTYRKQHLVPFTEYFPYGKIFPRFYHLLQKMGYHWWLEAKDPVVFSTADGVKFSTPICFEDVFGELSAQFVRNGANVIMNMTNDGWSKSAIAEQQHAAIAVYRSIENRKATIRGTNSGITCLIDPVGHIIDPMEPFKAGWHIYKVPVYESSTNGMTFFTEHDNWLAKLCVWASVYILAFAAVLQIAKRVSQKKASHD, encoded by the coding sequence TTGATTGATTTGTATGCCGACAGGAACCTCAGGACTATATGTTCTGAGGTCCTGCTACTTCTGTGCTCAGCCTTTATATTTGCGCTTGCTTTCCCTAGCTTCCTGAATTTCAATGGATTCAGTCCCTTGGCATTCGTAGCGCTGATACCGATGTTCAGTGTCATCCATCTGACAAGCTGGAAACTGACGCCTTTGTATGGGTTCCTCTGGGGATTTGTCTTCTATCTGATATTCAACTATTGGCTGGCGACATTTCATCCTTTGGCTATCATAATCGCGCCTTTTATCAAGGCTGTTGAGCTGCTGTTGCTTTTCCCTTGTCTCAAGGCTGCAGACAGATGGTTGGGCAAGCGCCGTTATCTGGCCATGTCCATCATCTACGTTGCCTATACCTATCTTTCCCAGGATTGGTTTGCGGGGTACCCTTATGGGATGCTAGGATATGCTCCCTATGACTTGCTGCCGTTTATACAGATAGTTTCCGTCACCGGAGTATGGGGGGTAAATTTACTGATGGTATTGCCCCAGATATGGGTCGGTATCTATTTGGGAGATTATATCAGTGGGAAAAATCGTGGAAGTTTCAGAGACTATTGTACCGGTTATAAGGCTGATATCATCATTTTCCTTGGTATCATTGCTGCGGTACTCGTCTTTGGTTTCCAGCAGATGCATGTGTGGGAACAGAAAAAACCTGACCGGACGTGGAAAGTAGCTACGGTACAGCATAGTGCTGACTCATGGAAAGGTGGGTATACCACTTACAAACGGAATTTCAACAATCTGCGGATGTATAGCCTTGAAGCACTTCAGGGACACCCTGATATCATCATCTGGAGTGAGACGGCTTTCGTACCAAGTGTAGCGTGGCATGAAAAGTATCCCAGTGATCCTGAAACCAGTGCTCTTGTCGAAGAGTTCGTCAAATTCGGCAAGCAGCTTCCGGTCCCCTTGGTAACAGGTAATCCTGACGGGGTCCTTGATGATCCTAATAAACCTGCTGTTGCCGCGGACGGCAGTTGGAATAGAAAAGACTATAATTCCGTCATTTTCTTTGAAGACGGGAAAATCAAGAATACATATAGGAAACAGCATTTGGTTCCATTTACAGAGTATTTCCCGTATGGCAAGATCTTTCCCCGTTTTTATCATCTGCTGCAAAAAATGGGTTACCATTGGTGGCTTGAGGCAAAAGATCCTGTCGTGTTCTCGACTGCTGATGGTGTCAAGTTTTCTACGCCTATCTGTTTTGAGGACGTATTCGGGGAACTGTCTGCACAATTTGTCAGGAACGGTGCGAATGTCATTATGAATATGACGAATGACGGATGGTCCAAGTCAGCAATTGCTGAACAGCAGCATGCAGCCATTGCTGTCTATCGCAGCATCGAGAACCGTAAGGCGACGATCAGGGGTACAAACAGCGGTATTACCTGTCTTATTGATCCTGTAGGTCATATCATTGATCCTATGGAGCCTTTCAAGGCGGGCTGGCATATTTATAAGGTACCGGTGTATGAAAGCAGTACGAATGGTATGACGTTCTTTACGGAGCATGACAACTGGCTTGCCAAGCTTTGCGTGTGGGCTTCAGTATATATTCTTGCCTTTGCTGCTGTTCTGCAGATAGCCAAGCGGGTCAGTCAGAAGAAGGCCAGTCATGACTAG
- a CDS encoding ROK family protein: MGKIRNSTRICRSLWQHPRDSRADLAKRLKIDKSTITYEIARLIDEGVIVELPKDTVPGSGRNPIPLELSREYGCVLGISIQNGSCALAEVNLAGEVLYTQQIDMQVTKDNLISTIVGLYDRFISLRKPQQSRCLGVGIGVGGLISKNTDAICYSVPLGVTESFAFVSQISKSISVPVTLENNANCCAWARLSFPPICTERNFITILIEFQQALLDHPKYGGVGIGLGLVLNGKLYQGEHSFAGEFRSAFCRYGIGDGQLSIPRDKLAHILEDEAILESFTEELASNMAMLVNTLDVGEVFVRSDMDKEGKLFCSALRRAIDVNWLFPVKKEVSISFTSLGPVSVAYGATGHLVTELFEKGTIPLE; encoded by the coding sequence TTGGGCAAGATACGTAATTCTACCAGAATCTGCCGTTCCTTATGGCAACATCCTCGGGACAGCAGAGCTGATTTGGCAAAAAGGCTGAAGATTGACAAATCAACCATCACCTATGAGATTGCACGTCTTATAGATGAAGGTGTCATCGTGGAATTACCGAAAGATACCGTACCGGGAAGTGGCAGGAATCCCATACCTTTGGAACTGAGCAGGGAATATGGCTGTGTGCTGGGTATTTCAATCCAAAACGGTTCCTGTGCGCTGGCAGAAGTCAATCTGGCAGGAGAAGTCCTTTATACGCAGCAGATTGACATGCAGGTGACGAAAGACAATCTGATTTCTACTATCGTAGGGCTATATGACCGTTTTATATCATTGCGCAAGCCTCAGCAGTCCCGATGCCTTGGTGTCGGTATCGGCGTAGGGGGATTGATCAGCAAGAATACTGATGCAATCTGTTATTCGGTTCCTCTGGGAGTTACTGAAAGCTTTGCATTTGTTTCACAGATAAGCAAGAGTATCTCTGTTCCTGTAACGCTGGAAAACAATGCCAACTGTTGTGCTTGGGCTAGGTTGTCTTTTCCGCCTATTTGCACGGAACGGAACTTCATTACCATATTGATTGAGTTCCAACAGGCACTGCTTGACCATCCGAAGTATGGCGGGGTAGGTATTGGCCTTGGTTTGGTTCTGAACGGTAAGCTGTACCAAGGTGAACATTCATTTGCAGGTGAATTCAGAAGTGCGTTCTGCCGTTATGGTATCGGAGACGGACAGCTTTCCATCCCAAGGGACAAGTTGGCGCATATCTTGGAGGATGAGGCAATCCTTGAATCCTTTACCGAGGAGCTTGCGTCGAATATGGCTATGCTGGTCAATACGCTTGACGTCGGTGAAGTGTTTGTCAGGAGTGATATGGATAAGGAAGGGAAGTTGTTCTGCAGTGCATTGCGCAGGGCTATCGATGTAAACTGGCTGTTTCCTGTGAAAAAGGAAGTGTCCATCAGCTTTACATCGCTTGGGCCTGTTTCCGTAGCTTATGGAGCGACCGGACATCTTGTAACTGAGCTTTTTGAAAAAGGGACCATACCTTTGGAATAA
- a CDS encoding peroxiredoxin, producing the protein MEEFKQVQLGDRFPSLQVKTTQGVRNLPDDYAGKWLVLFSHPGDFTPVCTTEFVAFGQKAEEFKKLNAELLGLSVDQVFAHIKWIEWIKENLDVEIPFPVIGDEQGRTARRLGMLHEQKGTNTVRAVYIVDGKGIVRLTMFYPQEVGRNVDEILRALKALQVSDSQKVACPENFPHNQLLGDDVALVSPPSTEQEIARRKAHPEDGVSCKDWWFCYKKLK; encoded by the coding sequence ATGGAAGAATTCAAACAAGTACAATTAGGTGACAGGTTTCCTTCGTTGCAAGTCAAAACGACACAGGGAGTGAGGAACCTTCCTGATGATTATGCAGGTAAGTGGCTTGTACTTTTCAGCCATCCCGGAGACTTTACTCCTGTATGCACGACAGAGTTCGTTGCATTCGGACAGAAGGCTGAAGAGTTCAAAAAACTTAATGCTGAATTACTGGGGCTGTCCGTTGACCAGGTATTTGCACATATCAAATGGATTGAGTGGATAAAAGAGAACCTGGATGTAGAGATTCCGTTTCCTGTCATCGGTGATGAGCAGGGAAGGACGGCACGGAGACTTGGCATGCTGCATGAGCAGAAGGGGACAAATACCGTCAGGGCAGTCTACATCGTAGATGGCAAGGGTATTGTCCGTCTGACCATGTTCTATCCTCAGGAAGTAGGAAGGAATGTGGATGAGATTCTCAGGGCTCTCAAGGCTCTGCAGGTTTCAGATAGCCAAAAAGTTGCATGTCCTGAAAATTTCCCTCATAACCAGTTGTTGGGTGATGATGTTGCCTTGGTTTCTCCTCCCTCCACAGAGCAGGAGATTGCCAGGAGAAAAGCTCATCCGGAGGATGGTGTTTCTTGCAAGGACTGGTGGTTCTGCTACAAGAAACTTAAGTAA
- the purD gene encoding phosphoribosylamine--glycine ligase → MRVLILGSGAKDHALTWWFSNSKLISGLYAAPGNVGTESIAINLSYVDPQSPQSVIRACRVHQIDTVFIGTEGPLYTGVVEKLKQNGITVYGATAEALPLENDRQFSRDFAERHGIPIPNYLFFKQEAELRTFLNNHPSKCYVIKSNMQAPSRVMIDSEDKDALLAFSSSLLKNSPIIIEDHLSGLPLTVTLMLDGKHYLMLPLCSEYAKTGWHGTPTGGMGAISPVPVGEKIIDQIKKKIVNPFVTGLIEEHLIYKGVFTLSLINTEKGPVLVDFHVRFNDPAAQSIIPLINTDIAEICQAMDNQTLDKITLKVSDDSCTAVVVASQGYPQGPIINKPLKPIPSPMLLNTFADFPLFFFGCVAKKGCQLVTTGGRCVTVVGRANNILNANRQAYRFIDNISFEGSWYREDIGDHFFGR, encoded by the coding sequence ATGAGAGTATTAATTCTTGGCTCCGGAGCCAAGGACCATGCATTGACCTGGTGGTTTTCAAACAGCAAGCTGATCAGCGGCCTTTATGCAGCTCCAGGTAACGTAGGGACAGAGTCTATAGCAATCAACCTGAGCTATGTTGACCCGCAGTCTCCACAAAGTGTCATCAGGGCCTGCAGAGTCCATCAGATTGATACTGTTTTCATCGGAACGGAAGGTCCTCTCTATACGGGAGTCGTTGAAAAACTAAAACAAAACGGTATTACTGTGTACGGAGCGACCGCAGAAGCCCTTCCTTTGGAAAACGACAGGCAGTTCAGCAGAGATTTTGCCGAACGGCATGGCATTCCCATCCCGAACTATCTTTTCTTCAAACAAGAAGCTGAATTACGGACTTTCCTCAACAACCACCCGAGTAAATGCTATGTCATAAAAAGCAACATGCAGGCTCCGAGCCGTGTCATGATTGATAGTGAAGACAAAGATGCTCTGCTTGCTTTTTCATCAAGTCTGCTGAAAAATTCACCGATCATCATTGAGGACCATTTGTCGGGTCTGCCTCTGACAGTTACCCTGATGCTTGATGGAAAGCATTATCTGATGCTTCCGCTCTGCAGTGAATACGCAAAGACCGGTTGGCATGGCACCCCTACAGGTGGCATGGGCGCAATCAGCCCAGTACCGGTAGGTGAAAAAATAATAGATCAAATAAAGAAAAAGATCGTCAATCCGTTTGTCACAGGATTGATTGAAGAACATCTTATCTATAAAGGAGTCTTTACACTTTCCTTGATCAATACGGAAAAAGGGCCGGTATTGGTTGATTTCCATGTACGGTTCAATGATCCTGCCGCGCAATCGATAATTCCGCTGATCAATACCGATATCGCAGAAATCTGCCAGGCAATGGACAATCAGACGCTAGACAAAATTACCTTGAAAGTTTCCGATGACAGCTGTACGGCAGTCGTCGTTGCCAGCCAAGGATATCCGCAGGGTCCGATTATCAACAAGCCATTGAAACCGATTCCATCTCCGATGTTACTCAACACCTTTGCAGATTTCCCGCTCTTTTTCTTTGGATGTGTAGCAAAGAAGGGATGTCAGCTAGTTACTACAGGCGGACGTTGTGTCACTGTGGTAGGCAGGGCAAACAATATTCTCAATGCCAACCGCCAGGCTTACAGGTTCATTGACAATATTTCCTTTGAAGGAAGCTGGTATAGGGAAGATATCGGAGATCATTTCTTCGGAAGGTAG